Proteins co-encoded in one bacterium genomic window:
- a CDS encoding S8 family serine peptidase, producing the protein MQIGPNFHAFRLTRFLLAALLALPFAVGSAAQSEGQAAWFVQLESPPTVKVYVEALAEAKAADRDDAESLAVARGVDALKQIKAAQDRVADKLRAVDPNLTELYRLQRTLNGIAIFPSEGNMPALEKIDGVKAVLRIAAAVPHNSSSVPFIGAQSVWESYGYTGSGIKIGVIDTGIDYRHADFGGDGNPNPNDPTILDGGFPSAKIPGGIDLVGDVYDNVNVTTPSPDLDPVDLWDHGTHVAGAIGGFGVTSTGDTYTGTYDASTNLADMRIGPGAAPESLLYSIKVFGPAGSTNFAPAGIEWAIDPDGNGDFADRMDVICLALGSSGSDPEFEPTAMAANAAVDAGAIVVAAAGDVGDEQYIVSTPAAARKVIAVANSQDPGVTKPQLLVDAPPAIAGLYEVGGSNFTPALTSPGITERVVYVEPHDSCSSPTNPADLTGHIALIDRGGCRFDEKVAMAQSAGAIAAIIVNNSGDSLVDMNGEPGIITIPAFFLGQSDGQLIKDELANDPLSVIATFSSDYDIPQTDLVYSGSSRGPARQGIMKPDVAAPGVNITSAAMGTVDQPLVRIGTSQAAGLAAGAMALLKEAHPDWTPQELKALLMNTAYPFMPVELGNSTPRYDPARIGAGRIDIAKALSTSVIAYATDNPDGVHLYQRNLEVPPGTKSWTQSVTVKNLGASAASFIASPDLADDLPGVFVSLPSGVVVDVPAGGTKTIDIRIEGLQSQMYYPLPGAMSPLAGGNPRYWFPAESGNLVMKDASSDIQLPFYYPIRPVGAVRTSLTNFPLDDQHTTFTLPLTGTPMFNDSSMTPNADAISVMSPYELTFQSPRNTIDPRKTSCDLKYVGIQRLNGQDGPSTALIAFGIVTWGDWGSPAYSQTRIFIDSDLDGTDDYMIRCSLFSAALLVNEVIRLSDGGSTWLNYLSGQPTTALHLWPYNTNVLLLECNGASIGLSDTHPKFNYRVEIEGYLTGHSDSTPTLHYDAKNPGLTFPDRFVFPNMTSSIDVTYDRAAFKANASEGLLMIHHQNGEGARALILQPAPPGPGIGWMYY; encoded by the coding sequence ATGCAGATCGGCCCAAACTTCCATGCTTTCCGCCTCACCCGATTCCTTCTGGCGGCACTGTTGGCGCTGCCTTTCGCTGTCGGATCCGCCGCTCAGTCCGAGGGTCAGGCTGCCTGGTTTGTCCAGTTGGAGAGTCCGCCGACCGTGAAGGTCTACGTGGAAGCGCTTGCTGAGGCAAAGGCGGCCGACCGGGACGATGCGGAATCTCTCGCTGTAGCCCGGGGTGTGGATGCGTTGAAGCAGATCAAGGCGGCCCAGGATCGTGTTGCCGATAAGCTACGAGCTGTTGACCCGAACCTCACCGAACTCTATCGCCTGCAACGCACGCTGAATGGCATCGCGATTTTTCCGAGCGAAGGCAACATGCCTGCACTGGAGAAAATCGATGGCGTGAAGGCAGTCCTGCGGATTGCGGCGGCCGTTCCTCACAACTCCTCGAGCGTTCCCTTCATCGGCGCCCAATCCGTTTGGGAGAGCTACGGCTATACCGGCAGTGGCATCAAGATCGGCGTAATCGACACAGGCATCGATTATCGGCATGCGGATTTTGGCGGAGATGGGAACCCGAACCCAAACGATCCGACCATTCTGGATGGAGGATTTCCCTCAGCGAAAATCCCGGGCGGGATCGACCTTGTTGGCGATGTTTACGATAATGTCAACGTCACGACCCCCAGTCCGGATCTGGATCCCGTCGATCTGTGGGATCACGGGACGCACGTCGCAGGAGCGATCGGCGGCTTCGGCGTAACGTCAACCGGTGACACTTACACAGGCACGTACGATGCCTCGACCAATCTGGCAGACATGCGAATCGGCCCAGGCGCCGCGCCGGAATCGCTTCTTTATTCCATCAAAGTCTTTGGCCCCGCCGGCAGCACTAACTTCGCGCCGGCGGGCATCGAGTGGGCAATCGATCCGGACGGTAACGGCGACTTCGCTGATCGGATGGATGTGATCTGTCTTGCTCTCGGATCTTCTGGAAGCGATCCGGAATTTGAACCGACTGCAATGGCAGCAAACGCTGCAGTGGATGCCGGCGCAATCGTCGTTGCCGCAGCCGGCGACGTGGGCGACGAGCAGTACATCGTCAGCACTCCTGCCGCGGCTCGCAAGGTCATCGCTGTAGCCAACTCACAAGATCCCGGCGTCACAAAACCGCAACTCCTCGTCGATGCTCCGCCTGCGATCGCTGGCCTTTATGAAGTGGGTGGATCGAACTTCACTCCTGCGCTGACTTCGCCCGGCATTACTGAGAGGGTGGTCTACGTCGAGCCTCACGATTCGTGTTCGTCGCCGACAAACCCCGCGGATCTGACCGGTCATATCGCACTCATCGACCGTGGCGGATGCCGTTTCGACGAGAAGGTTGCAATGGCCCAGAGCGCAGGAGCAATTGCTGCCATCATCGTGAACAACTCCGGCGATTCGCTGGTTGATATGAATGGCGAGCCGGGAATCATCACGATTCCCGCGTTTTTTCTCGGCCAGTCCGATGGCCAATTGATCAAAGATGAGTTGGCGAACGATCCGCTGAGCGTCATCGCAACGTTCTCGTCAGATTACGACATCCCGCAAACCGATCTTGTCTATTCAGGAAGTTCCCGAGGACCCGCGCGACAAGGGATCATGAAGCCCGACGTCGCCGCACCCGGGGTGAATATCACTTCCGCCGCAATGGGCACAGTAGACCAGCCCCTCGTTCGGATCGGGACGTCACAGGCCGCGGGTCTAGCAGCCGGGGCAATGGCGTTGTTGAAAGAGGCCCATCCCGATTGGACGCCGCAGGAACTGAAGGCGCTCCTGATGAACACGGCGTATCCATTCATGCCGGTCGAACTGGGCAACTCGACTCCGCGCTACGACCCCGCGCGCATTGGAGCCGGCCGGATCGACATCGCGAAGGCGCTCTCCACATCAGTCATCGCGTACGCCACCGATAACCCCGATGGAGTGCACCTTTACCAACGAAACCTCGAGGTTCCCCCCGGGACCAAGTCATGGACTCAAAGCGTAACCGTGAAGAACCTTGGCGCCTCTGCGGCTTCATTCATCGCTTCTCCGGATCTGGCGGACGATTTGCCGGGCGTGTTTGTTTCGCTTCCATCGGGTGTGGTTGTGGATGTCCCTGCTGGTGGAACAAAGACCATCGACATCCGCATCGAGGGACTCCAGAGCCAAATGTATTACCCACTGCCGGGTGCCATGTCGCCGCTAGCGGGTGGAAATCCTCGGTACTGGTTCCCGGCTGAATCCGGCAACCTTGTGATGAAGGACGCGTCGAGCGACATCCAGCTTCCGTTCTATTATCCGATCCGACCTGTCGGCGCGGTGAGGACTTCTCTAACGAACTTCCCCCTGGACGATCAGCACACAACATTCACGCTGCCTCTCACTGGGACCCCGATGTTTAACGATTCATCGATGACTCCCAATGCCGATGCGATCTCCGTGATGTCGCCGTACGAACTGACCTTCCAGAGTCCTCGGAACACAATCGATCCCCGCAAGACAAGCTGCGACCTGAAATACGTTGGCATCCAGCGTCTCAACGGTCAGGACGGCCCGAGCACCGCCTTGATTGCCTTCGGCATCGTAACTTGGGGGGATTGGGGATCACCTGCCTATTCACAGACCAGGATCTTCATCGACTCCGATCTGGACGGAACAGATGACTACATGATCAGGTGCAGCCTCTTCTCCGCAGCCCTTTTGGTCAATGAAGTCATCCGGCTTTCCGATGGCGGAAGCACATGGCTCAATTACCTCTCCGGCCAGCCAACGACAGCACTACACCTCTGGCCCTACAACACGAACGTGCTCCTGCTGGAGTGCAATGGAGCCTCGATCGGTTTGTCGGATACTCATCCGAAGTTCAACTACCGAGTAGAGATCGAGGGCTACTTGACCGGGCATTCGGATTCCACACCAACCCTGCACTACGATGCGAAGAATCCGGGACTGACCTTTCCGGACCGGTTTGTCTTTCCGAACATGACTTCCAGCATCGACGTCACATACGACCGAGCGGCATTCAAAGCGAATGCCTCGGAGGGGCTCCTGATGATTCACCATCAGAACGGAGAAGGAGCACGCGCTTTGATCCTTCAGCCCGCGCCCCCAGGTCCGGGAATCGGCTGGATGTACTACTAG
- a CDS encoding FKBP-type peptidyl-prolyl cis-trans isomerase, protein MSSTACKGGEEPASEAPAAKERATTTVVETPAPTPAPTATPEPTPEPTPQDVTTPGGVKVEFIEPGSDRILMPGDTVKVHYSGWLENGEKFDSSYDWGSPLEFRLGRGEVIKGWDEGIARLHVGSKAKLTIPADMAYGKRGMPPRIPPDATLTFEVEVLDAQ, encoded by the coding sequence ATGAGCTCAACTGCCTGCAAGGGCGGCGAGGAGCCGGCATCGGAAGCGCCCGCCGCCAAAGAGCGCGCCACGACGACAGTTGTCGAGACACCAGCGCCAACGCCTGCCCCGACAGCGACGCCGGAGCCGACTCCGGAACCGACGCCTCAGGATGTCACAACCCCTGGTGGCGTGAAGGTCGAGTTTATCGAACCGGGCAGCGATCGGATTCTGATGCCCGGCGATACGGTGAAGGTGCACTACTCCGGTTGGCTGGAGAACGGCGAGAAGTTCGATAGCTCTTACGATTGGGGGAGCCCGCTGGAATTCCGTCTTGGGAGAGGAGAGGTCATCAAGGGGTGGGATGAGGGAATTGCGAGACTTCACGTCGGTTCAAAAGCAAAACTGACAATCCCGGCCGACATGGCCTACGGAAAGCGCGGCATGCCACCGCGAATTCCTCCCGATGCCACGCTCACGTTCGAAGTCGAAGTGCTCGATGCCCAATAG